A genomic window from Nicotiana sylvestris chromosome 11, ASM39365v2, whole genome shotgun sequence includes:
- the LOC104233174 gene encoding protein ACCELERATED CELL DEATH 6-like, whose amino-acid sequence MQIKIGRKCTTASLRQSAAYTATNRDDEKSIEILRDFCREEMVSPIDNRGDTILHFIAIHGNVRAFQLILEERPVSSEDLRVKNKNGDTPLHEAARFGRKKIVEMMLRLKTDLVLERNNSGETPIYVAAASGEKEVFILLAENNFWDEFTMTRDDGRTVLHAAVTQECYYFALQLLEIYPQLASKADGKGTTALNILATKHLSFRSGSIYTIGQFGTTPFVPMQGLETFMYFCIPAMYGESKPSYNLEEAGTTKGVVFQRTRSSFANYLLGNAWLGEIDYEKQKHILALILARRLIREEDWSFYANFVPNPLIQATKHGINELVVEIIQNYPQAVETVDEDGKNILHIAAEQKNRFLFDYILKKASHKDRLLADTDQHGNTIMHFAASVGSPFKFSAGKPIKTIRGYKTLVLMAWGVLWFKHVKYCVHPRLWTVENNEDMTATELFEIKHSEVCKEAEKSIRELAGSVLILATLLCTVNFAAVFTVPGGFDQNNGIPILLKTQHSDLWMLMVFLGVALYISIFTVGTLLSILLSKFDSDDFYIALPVKYCTVIISVYYSAAFTVLACVQALNVENIFMNKDVWWLLFCMFVLGFVGPLILLDLSYFAFDYMYHFIRYSVSYKRFIHAF is encoded by the exons ATGCAAATTAAAATAGGTAGAAAATGCACCACTGCAAGTCTTCGCCAATctgcagcttacacagcaacaaATCGCGACGATGAAAAATCTATAGAAATCCTACGCGATTTCTGTAGAGAAGAAATGGTGTCACCTATTGATAATCGCGGCGACACCATTCTTCATTTTATTGCCATTCACGGCAACGTGCGAGCATTTCAACTAATTCTTGAGGAAAGGCCAGTGAGCAGTGAAGATTTGAGAGTTAAAAACAAGAATGGAGATACACCTTTGCATGAAGCTGCTAGGTTTGGACGAAAGAAAATTGTGGAGATGATGTTAAGGTTGAAAACAGATCTTGTTTTGGAGAGAAATAACTCGGGAGAGACACCCATTTATGTTGCAGCTGCGAGTGGAGAGAAAGAAGTGTTCATTTTGTTAGCAGAGAACAATTTTTGGGATGAATTTACTATGACGAGAGACGATGGAAGAACGGTTCTTCATGCTGCTGTAACTCAAGAGTGTTATT ACTTCGCATTACAGCTGCTGGAAATATATCCTCAGCTAGCCAGCAAAGCTGACGGAAAGGGTACGACTGCATTAAATATATTGGCCACAAAGCACTTGTCTTTCAGGAGTGGATCCATCTATACAATCGGACAATTCGGCACTACTCCTTTCGTTCCCATGCAGGGACTTGAAACCTTTATGTATTTCT GCATACCAGCAATGTATGGAGAGTCAAAACCTAGTTACAACTTGGAGGAGGCAGGGACTACTAAAGGTGTCGTCTTTCAAAGAACAAGGTCTTCATTTGCTAACTATCTACTAG GTAATGCATGGTTAGGAGAAATTGATTATGAAAAGCAAAAGCATATTCTTgcattaatattagcaagaagaTTGATAAGGGAAGAAGATTGGAGCTTCTATGCCAATTTTGTGCCAAATCCTCTAATACAGGCAACAAAACATGGTATAAACGAGTTAGTCGTGGAAATTATACAAAATTATCCTCAAGCAGTAGAAACTGTCGATGAAGATGGAAAGAATATATTGCATATTGCAGCAGAGCAGAAAAACAGATTCCTATTTGATTATATTTTGAAAAAGGCATCTCACAAAGATAGGTTACTTGCTGATACCGATCAACACGGAAACACCATAATGCATTTTGCAGCAAGTGTTGGATCGCCATTCAAATTTTCTGCAGGGAAACCAATTAAAACAATAAGGGGTTACAAAACACTCGTACTCATGGCATGGGGTGTCCTCTGGTTTAAG CACGTAAAATATTGTGTCCATCCACGATTATGGACGGTGGAAAATAATGAAGACATGACTGCGACAGAGTTATTCGAGATAAAACATTCAGAAGTATGTAAAGAAGCGGAGAAATCAATCAGAGAATTAGCAGGTTCAGTTCTTATATTAGCTACTCTTCTCTGCACAGTCAACTTTGCTGCAGTTTTTACAGTCCCTGGAGGTTTTGATCAAAATAATGGCATACCTATTCTCCTCAAGACACAACATTCAGATCTATGGATGTTGATGGTTTTCTTAGGTGTAGCTCTTTATATTTCAATATTCACTGTGGGAACATTGCTTTCCATACTTCTCTCGAAATTTGATTCAGACGACTTTTATATTGCCTTGCCAGTGAAGTACTGCACTGTCATTATTTCTGTGTATTATTCCGCAGCATTCACAGTTCTGGCCTGCGTTCAAGCCCTTAATGTTGAGAATATATTCATGAACAAAGATGTCTGGTGGCTACTTTTTTGTATGTTTGTTCTTGGATTTGTAGGACCTTTAATACTACTAGACTTAAGTTATTTCGCCTTTGATTATATGTACCATTTCATTCGTTATTCAGTTTCTTATAAGAGGTTCATACATGCATTCTGA